Proteins from a genomic interval of Uloborus diversus isolate 005 chromosome 4, Udiv.v.3.1, whole genome shotgun sequence:
- the LOC129220964 gene encoding mRNA export factor GLE1-like encodes MDVGTALRNTSKGKLKYDRYWMEEGRTREILDDISEYSTNVKISVSPKILAVICSTSCTTEKADDREVDSPDVTAPKKLDPTADIADAYFFELQSELEFPISEYEKERRKYIQDKLKCKQNEFEIHSKELRQQTEQVYQFFKRKNDLDTKRRVGELEKFQETIMKEVKERELLQKELYQDQAKKRSAKVYEAEMKQKRAEEEFKKRKQEQDELRVQLNNCQKESDNIVLKSLEKINSCMHPSYLRVSIQDHTNQIKGMFQNLNSFVEDRENKLLTIDDILNANLLVKKIYEYLQNIIIDIDHAKVKALQEQEAQTHYYAKTANALPQESFPDSSVTSAPSAANEEVKKAISVFIAPDAVEEYHDVMEHFKHIDNMLKPFITDSRNKKYRFELQKSISTPINVITPESGSHVRDKVNRLLSILNGTVGERHGNESKNGSVAYNFCANLIAKRFVEQGDKQISSQHTYAFPFAIAAIGVWMKKPEVGKLILGHFYTNCPYLVPYYPPKQEGQSDQEYYESLGYHYDSQGVIEKHSNFLLRIGGYVRLYAAIIVSPLPPNSENTHPHGLSWGWKWLSRILNMEPRPDVTATILYHFLDVTGHALQKEYGKQFKKILHILCKDYFAKLKKVGSSGPVQKLENFLQQTVKKGYISPPEGLLEPGFWNR; translated from the exons GAAATTCTGGATGATATTTCTGAATATTCAACAAATGTGAAAATCTCCGTCAGTCCTAAAATTCTTGCTGTTATTTGTTCAACATCTTGCACAACTGAAAAAGCCGATGACCGTGAAGTTGATTCTCCCGATGTGACAGCTCCCAAGAAATTGGATCCTACTGCTGACATTGCAGATGCTTATTTCTTTGAATTGCAGTCAGAATTAGAATTTCCAATTTCAGAATATGAAAAAGAAAGGCGAAAATATATACAG GATAAACTCAAATGTAAGCAGAATGAGTTTGAAATTCACTCTAAAGAGCTTCGGCAGCAAACTGAACAagtgtatcaattttttaaaaggaaaaatgatCTTGACACAAAGAGAAGAGTTGGAGAATTGGAGAAGTTTCAAGAAACAAT AATGAAGGAAGTTAAAGAGCGAGAATTACTCCAGAAGGAGCTTTATCAAGACCAAGCAAAG AAACGAAGTGCAAAAGTTTATGAAgctgaaatgaaacaaaaaagagctgaagaagaatttaaaaagag AAAGCAAGAACAAGACGAACTAAGAGTCCAGTTAAACAACTGCCAAAAAGAATCTGACAATATTGTCTTGAAATCACTGGAAAAGATCAACTCTTGTATGCATCCATCTTACTTGAGAGTTTCTATTCAAGATCACACCAATCAAATAAAAGGAATGTTCCAAAATCTAAATTCTTTTGTTGAAGATAGAGAAAACAAGTTACTAACAATTGACGACATTTTAAATGCCAATcttcttgttaaaaaaatttatgagtACCTTCAAAATATAATTATAGATATAG ATCATGCCAAAGTTAAAGCTTTGCAAGAGCAGGAAGCACAGACTCATTATTATGCTAAGACTGCTAATGCCCTGCCTCAAGAAAGTTTCCCTGATTCTTCAGTCACATCAGCACCTTCAGCAGCAAATGAAG AAGTGAAGAAAGCGATCTCTGTATTTATTGCTCCCGATGCTGTAGAAGAATACCATGATGTTATGGAACACTTCAAGCATATTGATAATATGCTGAAACCATTCATTACTGATTCTAGA AATAAGAAATATAGGTTTGAACTACAAAAATCTATTAGTACTCCTATTAATGTTATAACCCCAGAGTCTGGTTCACATGTACGAGACAAAGTAAACCGTTTGCTGTCTATACTGAATGGCACAGTTGGAGAAAGGCATGGGAATGAATCTAAAAATGGATCTGTGGCATACAACTTCTGTGCTAATTTAATTGCAAAGCGATTTGTG gAACAAGGAGATAAACAAATTTCATCTCAACACACTTATGCTTTTCCATTTGCAATAGCTGCTATTGGGGTTTGGATGAAGAAACCAGAAGttggaaaattaattttaggTCATTTTTATACAAATTGTCCGTATCTAGTTCCTTATTATCCTCCAAAACAGGAAGGCCAATCAGATCAAGAATACTATGA atCTTTAGGTTACCATTATGACAGCCAAGGTGTGATAGAAAAACATAGTAATTTTCTCCTCCGTATTGGTGGATACGTTCGACTTTATGCTGCAATTATAGTGTCACCTTTGCCCCCGAACTCTGAAAACACTCACCCCCATGGGTTATCCTGGGGATGGAAATGGCTGTCACGCATTTTAAACATGGAGCCTAGGCCCGATGTCACAGCAAcaattttatatcattttctggATGTCACTGGCCATGCATTGCAAAAGGAGTATGGGAAACAGTTTAAGAAGATTTTACATATTCTTTGTAAAGATTATTTTGCCAAGTTAAAGAAAGTAGGATCTAGTGGACCTGtccaaaaacttgaaaatttcttgCAACAGACTGTTAAAAAAGGTTATATTTCACCACCTGAAGGTCTTTTGGAACCTGGATTTTGGAACAGATAG